A single genomic interval of Pyrus communis chromosome 7, drPyrComm1.1, whole genome shotgun sequence harbors:
- the LOC137740803 gene encoding E3 ubiquitin-protein ligase At3g02290-like isoform X2, whose protein sequence is MGSVCCCLNAEEFEDYVNPNSSAYRECVCLRCFLQNFLNVYTSLFRRGEVHSIPSSIQGAASMNSSASLDNSLSDMYRSPPRPLPYDVDPRYIQLQRDGLISRREKGSSHSHEEAEPLRSDTDADSESLSTGEKWNGSACGDGSIEHRSKSSMKLSSAKATTGVGNFYTSSEDEDVCPTCLEEYTPENPKIMTKCSHHFHLGCIYEWMERSESCPVCGKVMVFDETT, encoded by the exons ATGGGTtctgtttgttgttgtttgaaTGCTGAGGAGTTTGAAGATTATGTGAATCCGAACAGTTCTGCATATAGGGAATGTGTCTGTCTTCGTTGCTTTCTTCAGAACTTTCTAAATGTG TATACATCATTATTCAGAAGAGGGGAAGTGCATTCAATCCCCTCATCCATTCAGGGGGCTGCATCAATGAATTCCTCGGCATCACTTGACAACTCCTTATCTGACATGTATCGTTCGCCTCCAAGGCCCTTGCCTTATGATGTTGACCCTAGATACATCCAGTTACAGCGGGATGGGTTGATTTCTAGGCGGGAGAAGGGCTCAAGCCACTCTCATGAGGAGGCTGAACCTCTAAGAAGTGATACTGATGCAGATTCTGAAAGTTTGAGTACAGGAGAAAAATGGAATGGCTCTGCTTGTGGAGATGGGTCAATAGAACATCGTTCCAAGTCCTCAATGAAGTTATCATCAGCCAAAGCCACAACTGGAGTTGGGAACTTCTATACATCATCAGAGGATGAGGATGTTTGCCCAACATGTCTTGAAG AATACACGCCAGAAAACCCCAAAATAATGACAAAATGCTCTCATCATTTTCACCTTGGTTGTATATATGAATGGATGGAGAGAAGTGAAAGCTGCCCTGTTTGTGGCAAG GTGATGGTATTCGATGAAACGACTTGA
- the LOC137740803 gene encoding E3 ubiquitin-protein ligase At3g02290-like isoform X1 yields MGSVCCCLNAEEFEDYVNPNSSAYRECVCLRCFLQNFLNVYTSLFRRGEVHSIPSSIQGAASMNSSASLDNSLSDMYRSPPRPLPYDVDPRYIQLQRDGLISRREKGSSHSHEEAEPLRSDTDADSESLSTGEKWNGSACGDGSIEHRSKSSMKLSSAKATTGVGNFYTSSEDEDVCPTCLEEYTPENPKIMTKCSHHFHLGCIYEWMERSESCPVCGKVTFSFIMMIICRW; encoded by the exons ATGGGTtctgtttgttgttgtttgaaTGCTGAGGAGTTTGAAGATTATGTGAATCCGAACAGTTCTGCATATAGGGAATGTGTCTGTCTTCGTTGCTTTCTTCAGAACTTTCTAAATGTG TATACATCATTATTCAGAAGAGGGGAAGTGCATTCAATCCCCTCATCCATTCAGGGGGCTGCATCAATGAATTCCTCGGCATCACTTGACAACTCCTTATCTGACATGTATCGTTCGCCTCCAAGGCCCTTGCCTTATGATGTTGACCCTAGATACATCCAGTTACAGCGGGATGGGTTGATTTCTAGGCGGGAGAAGGGCTCAAGCCACTCTCATGAGGAGGCTGAACCTCTAAGAAGTGATACTGATGCAGATTCTGAAAGTTTGAGTACAGGAGAAAAATGGAATGGCTCTGCTTGTGGAGATGGGTCAATAGAACATCGTTCCAAGTCCTCAATGAAGTTATCATCAGCCAAAGCCACAACTGGAGTTGGGAACTTCTATACATCATCAGAGGATGAGGATGTTTGCCCAACATGTCTTGAAG AATACACGCCAGAAAACCCCAAAATAATGACAAAATGCTCTCATCATTTTCACCTTGGTTGTATATATGAATGGATGGAGAGAAGTGAAAGCTGCCCTGTTTGTGGCAAGGTAACATTTTCTTTCATTATGATGATAATCTGTAGGTGGTAA
- the LOC137739687 gene encoding uncharacterized protein, which produces MAGVKKLIQIDIVSDTVCPWCFVGKRNLEKAFEASRDRFNFEVRWHPFQLNPNAPKEGVDKRSYYEEKFGSSRSKQMEARMQEIFRSHGLEYNLSGLTGSTLDSHRLIYFAGTQGHDKQHDLVGELFLGYFTQAKYIGDREYLLQSARKVGVEGAAEFLEDPNNGLNEVNEELKKYSRNINGVPHFLINNGKHALSGGQPPEVFLRAFEAATK; this is translated from the exons ATGGCTGGTGTGAAAAAGCTCATCCAAATCGACATCGTTTCGGATACGGTGTGCCCGTGGTGCTTTGTGGGCAAGAGAAATCTTGAAAAAGCTTTCGAGGCATCTCGTGATCGATTCAACTTTGAG GTTAGATGGCATCCATTCCAACTTAATCCCAATGCGCCTAAAGAAGGCGTTGATaagagaagttattacgaggaAAAATTCGGGTCTAGTAGGTCGAAACAAATGGAGGCTCGGATGCAAGAG ATTTTCAGAAGCCACGGCCTCGAATATAACCTGTCCGGACTCAC GGGAAGTACTCTAGATAGCCACAGGCTTATCTATTTTGCTGGGACTCAAGGGCATGATAAGCAACACGATCTTGTGGGTGAACTGTTTCTCGGATACTTCACACAGGCAAAATACATCGGGGACAG GGAATATCTTCTGCAAAGTGCTCGAAAGGTCGGAGTAGAAGGGGCGGCAGAGTTTCTTGAAGACCCCAACAATGGGCTCAATGAG GTCAATGAAGAACTCAAGAAGTACTCAAGAAACATCAATGGAGTTCCACATTTTCTG ATTAACAACGGAAAGCACGCGTTAAGTGGCGGTCAGCCACCTGAGGTGTTCTTGAGAGCTTTTGAAGCAGCTACAAAGTGA
- the LOC137740975 gene encoding ultraviolet-B receptor UVR8-like: MKMDIDELLGRNQPVNIPTKSAIYVWGYNQSGQTGRNGKEQQLRIPKQLSPELFGCTAGANSRWLDITCGREHTAAVTSDGSLFTWGANDFGQLGDGTEERRKNPKKVKQLQAEFVKSVSCGARCTAAIAEPRENDGTVSTRRLWVWGQNQGSNLPRLFWGAFTPNTIIRQVSCGAVHAMALSEDGLLQAWGYNEYGQLGRGFTCEGLQGARIINAYAKFLDEAPELLKITQVSCGEYHTAAISEKGEVYTWGLGNMGQLGHCSLQSGEKELLPRRVVALDGIVVKDVACGGVHTCAVTQKGALYAWGGGRAGQLGLGPETGLFSCNPNESQSFFRNIPALVIPTSVQLIACGHSHTLISTRDGRIHGWGYNSYGQASNEKLTYAWYPSPVDWCVGEVRKLAAGGGHSAVLTDACTLKELCEFRLADSVNLKNASTIGDIASRTGSDALARLCERLRQHVYEGGDCEYEDD; this comes from the exons ATGAAAATGGACATTGATGAGCTTCTGGGTCGCAACCAGCCGGTGAACATTCCGACCAAGAGTGCGATATACGTGTGGGGATATAACCAGTCCGGGCAGACGGGTCGGAACGGGAAGGAGCAGCAGCTGAGGATCCCGAAGCAGCTCTCGCCGGAGCTTTTTGGGTGTACGGCGGGGGCTAATTCGCGGTGGCTGGACATTACTTGCGGCCGCGAGCACACCGCCGCTGTTACCTCAGACGGGTCGCTTTTCACTTGGG GAGCTAATGACTTTGGTCAATTGGGAGATGGAACGGAGGAGCGAAGAAAAAATCCGAAGAAAGTGAAGCAATTACAGGCAGAGTTTGTGAAATCTGTGTCTTGTGGAGCACGTTGTACCGCTGCTATTGCAGAACCTCGTGAAAATGATGGAACCGTCTCAACAAGAAGGCTTTGGGTGTGGGGGCAGAATCAG GGATCGAATCTTCCACGTTTGTTTTGGGGAGCCTTTACTCCAAACACG ATTATCCGTCAAGTGTCTTGTGGGGCAGTTCATGCGATGGCTTTATCAGAGGATGGCTTGCTACAAGCTTGGG GATATAATGAATACGGTCAGCTTGGCAGAGGATTTACATGTGAAGGATTACAGGGGGCTCGTATAATAAATGCATATGCGAAGTTCCTAGATGAAGCCCCTGAGCTTTTGAAGATTACCCAAGTGTCATGCGGGGAGTACCACACAGCAGCTATATCTGAAAAAGGCGAGGT GTATACTTGGGGGCTAGGAAACATGGGTCAACTTGGGCATTGTTCCCTTCAATCTGGGGAGAAAGAGTTATTGCCTAGGAGAGTGGTCGCACTTGATGGAATAGTCGTAAAGGATGTTGCATGCGGTGGCGTACATACATGTGCTGTGACTCAGAAGGGAGCTCTTTATGCTTGGGGTGGTGGTCGTGCAGGGCAGTTAGGCCTTGGCCCTGAAACGGGATTATTTTCATGCAACCCTAATGAATCTCAGTCATTTTTCCGGAATATTCCTGCGTTGGTTATTCCAACTAGTGTGCAACTCATTGCGTGTGGACACTCCCACACACTTATCTCTACAAGGGATGGAAGAATTCATGGATGGGGCTACAATAGCTATGGTCAAGCATCTAATGAGAAACTGACTTACGCTTGGTATCCATCTCCAGTTGATTG GTGCGTTGGGGAAGTGCGAAAACTTGCAGCTGGTGGTGGCCATTCAGCCGTGTTGACTGATGCATGTACCTTGAAGGaattgtgtgaatttaggcttgCAGATAGTGTTAATCTAAAGAATGCTTCTACGATTGGGGACATTGCGTCTAGAACGGGTTCAGATGCTTTAGCACGGCTTTGTGAAAGATTGAG GCAGCATGTGTATGAGGGTGGCGACTGTGAATACGAAGACGATTAG
- the LOC137738875 gene encoding AUGMIN subunit 5-like, protein MQGSSQCSAAAQPEAILQWLQKEMGYRPLGPYSAASSKSQLPSIDSMRKICRGNMIPIWNFLITRVKSESTVKNIRRNITVHGGGGGGDGGALVKSGKEEGTRSKGGRRKEKLGEGTSAVETREAALQERDLAAKEVEKLRNIVKRQRKDLKARMLEVSRAEAERKRMLDERSKKRHKQVMLEAYYQQCDEAEKIFAEYHKRLRYYVNQARDAQRSGVDSSLELVNSFGSNSEKEAVYSTLKGSKVAEDVLLIETTKERNIRNACESLAAHMIEKIQCSFPAYEGSGIHLNPQLEAARLGFNFDGELPDEVRAAIVNGLKNPPQLLQAITSYTSRLKSLISREIEKIDVRADAETLRYKYENNRVMDVSSPDVSSPLHYQLYGNGKIGADAPSRGTQLLERQKAHVQQFLATEDALNKAAEARDLCQKLIKRLHSNSDVISSGTSQNVGSLRQLELEVWAKEREVAGLRASLNTLMSEIQRLNKLCAERKEAEDSLKKKWKKIEEFDYRRSELEIIYTSLLKVNMDAAAFWNQQPLAAREYASSTIIPACTIVMDLSNSAKDLIEREVSAFDQSPDNSLYMLPATLQALLESMGTNGSTGPEAVAAAEKNAAILTAKAGARDPSAIPSICRISAALQYPDGLEGSDAALASILESLEFCLKLRGSEASVLEDLAKAINLVHTRQDLVESGHVLLNHAYRAQQEYERTTSNCLNVAAEQEKIVMEKWLPELKAAILSAQKCLEDCNYVRGLLDEWWEQPAATVVDWVLVDGLDVAAWHNHVKQLLAFYDQEHL, encoded by the exons ATGCAGGGCTCGTCGCAGTGCTCTGCGGCGGCTCAGCCGGAGGCGATATTGCAATGGCTTCAGAAGGAAATGGGGTACCGGCCTTTGGGTCCGTACAGTGCTGCTTCTAGCAAATCGCAATTGCCCTCAATCGACTCGATGAGGAAGATTTGCCGTGGGAACATGATACCCATTTGGAATTTCTTGATTACCCGCGTGAAGTCGGAGAGCACTGTGAAGAATATTCGGAGGAATATAACGGTTCAcggtggtggcggtggcgggGATGGTGGCGCATTGGTAAAATCGGGGAAGGAGGAGGGTACCAGGAGTAAAGGAGGTAGGAGAAAGGAGAAGCTTGGGGAGGGTACGAGTGCGGTGGAGACTAGAGAGGCCGCGCTGCAAGAGAGGGACTTGGCGGCAAAGGAGGTGGAGAAGTTGAGGAACATTGTGAAGAGGCAGAGGAAGGATTTGAAGGCCAGAATGTTGGAGGTTTCAAGGGCCGAGGCCGAACGGAAGAGGATGCTTGATGAACGCTCTAAAAAAAG GCATAAGCAAGTAATGTTGGAGGCTTATTATCAACAGTGTGATGAAGCGGAAAAGATATTTGCAGAGTATCATAAACGTCTTCGTTATTATGTTAATCAAGCAAGAGATGCTCAAAGGTCTGGTGTTGATTCATCTCTTGAATTGGTTAACAGTTTTGGTTCAAATAGTGAAAAGGAAGCTGTTTATTCAACTCTTAAGGGCAGTAAAGTGGCAGAAGATGTACTTCTTATTGAAACCACTAAGGAAAGAAATATCCGAAATGCCTGTGAATCTCTTGCAGCACATATGATAGAAAAAATTCAATGTTCTTTTCCCGCATATGAAGGAAGTGGTATTCATTTGAATCCTCAGTTAGAAGCAGCCAGGTTAGGCTTTAATTTTGATGGGGAATTACCCGATGAGGTTAGAGCTGCAATTGTGAATGGGCTGAAGAATCCTCCTCAATTGCTTCAGGCAATTACTTCATACACATCACGGTTGAAATCTCTAATTTCCCGAGAGATAGAGAAAATTGATGTTAGAGCTGATGCAGAAACTTTGAG GTACAAGTATGAGAACAACCGAGTTATGGATGTTTCTTCTCCTGATGTGAGTTCACCATTACACTATCAACTATATGGTAATGGAAAGATAGGAGCGGATGCACCTTCTAGAGGAACTCAACTTCTTGAAAGACAG AAAGCACATGTTCAGCAATTTTTGGCTACTGAAGATGCACTGAACAAAGCTGCAGAAGCTAGGGATCTATGTCAAAAACTTATAAAACGCTTGCATAGCAATAGTGATGTAATTTCTTCAGGAACATCACAAAATGTGGGCAGTCTTAGGCAACTTGAG CTGGAGGTTTGGGCCAAGGAAAGAGAAGTTGCTGGCTTGAGGGCTAGCTTGAATACACTGATGTCTGAAATACAGCGCTTAAATAAATTATGTGCGGAAAGGAAAGAAGCTGAAGATTCTCTGaaaaagaagtggaagaagattgAAGAATTTGATTACCGCAGATCAGAACTTGAAATCATATATACCTCATTACTAAAAGTTAACATG GATGCTGCTGCCTTCTGGAATCAGCAGCCATTAGCCGCACGGGAGTATGCATCAAGCACTATTATTCCTGCATGCACAATAGTCATGGATCTTTCAAATAGTGCAAAAGATCTTATTGAAAGAGAAGTTTCTGCTTTTGACCAAAGTCCTGATAATAGCCTCTACATGCTTCCAGCAACTCTACAG GCACTGTTGGAGTCCATGGGTACAAATGGCTCTACTGGACCTGAAGCTGTTGCTGCTGCAGAAAAAAATGCTGCTATATTAACTGCAAAAGCAGGAGCTAGGGATCCATCAGCAATACCATCCATATGTCGCATATCTGCTGCCCTTCAGTATCCTGATG GTTTGGAGGGTTCAGACGCTGCCCTAGCATCAATCCTAGAGTCCCTGGAATTCTGTTTGAAACTTCGTGGTTCTGAAGCTAGTGTGTTGGAGGACTTGGCAAAGGCAATCAATTTGGTCCATACACGACAGGATCTTGTTGAAAGTGGTCATGTGTTGTTGAACCATGCCTATAGAGCTCAACAAGAATATGAAAG GACAACGAGCAATTGTTTAAATGTGGCTGCTGAGCAAGAGAAAATTGTCATGGAGAAATGGTTGCCTGAACTTAAGGCTGCAATTTTGAGTGCTCAGAAGTGCTTGGAAGATTGCAACTATGTTAGGGGATTG CTTGATGAATGGTGGGAGCAACCAGCAGCAACTGTTGTTGACTGGGTCCTAGTCGATGGATTAGACGTTGCTGCCTGGCATAATCATGTGAAGCAGCTCCTTGCATTTTATGATCAGGAGCACTTGTGA
- the LOC137741190 gene encoding agamous-like MADS-box protein FUL-L isoform X1, giving the protein MGRGKVQMKRIENKISRQVTFSKRRSGLLKKAHEISVLCDAEVAVIVFSTVGKLFEYSTDFSMMRILDRYDQYSYAERQRTGADSESQENWLVEYPKLAARIEVLQRKLRNLVGEDLDPLSLKELQDLEQQLDTALKRIRTRKNQLVHESISEMDKKQKALGELNKSLAKKVKENKTMLEEEHDQVQVVGQQQTNQGRHNSTTLMLMPPPPPPPPPQPPSTPTLPTFRTTRKSCSGGVQARGAVDDNDSDKGGRPPPRPAAATNTRMPLWMLSSFE; this is encoded by the exons atgggaaGAGGTAAGGTGCAGATGAAGCGGATCGAGAACAAGATAAGCAGGCAAGTAACGTTTTCAAAGAGAAGGAGTGGATTGCTCAAAAAAGCTCATGAGATCTCTGTTCTGTGTGATGCTGAGGTGGCAGTTATTGTCTTCTCCACCGTAGGGAAGCTCTTTGAGTATTCTACTGATTTCAG CATGATGAGGATTCTGGATCGATACGACCAATATTCCTATGCAGAACGGCAACGCACCGGAGCTGATTCTGAATCACAG GAAAACTGGCTGGTGGAATACCCCAAGCTTGCGGCAAGGATTGAAGTCTTACAAAGGAAACTAAG GAATTTGGTGGGAGAAGATTTAGATCCCTTGAGCTTGAAAGAGCTTCAAGATTTGGAGCAACAGCTTGATACAGCCCTTAAGCGCATACGAACAAGAAAG AACCAACTCGTGCATGAATCCATTTCAGAGATGGACAAAAAG CAAAAGGCTCTAGGGGAACTAAACAAGTCGCTAGCAAAGAag GTGAAGGAGAATAAAACGATGCTTGAGGAAGAACATGACCAGGTGCAGGTAGTAGGGCAGCAGCAAACTAACCAAGGCCGCCACAACTCAACCACCCTCATGCTCAtgccaccgccgccgccgccgccgccgccccAACCCCCATCAACACCAACACTACCTACTTTTCGAACGACCAG AAAATCATGCAGTGGGGGAGTCCAGGCAAGGGGAGCAGTGGATGACAATGATTCTGATAAAGGCGGAAGACCTCCACCTCGACCGGCTGCTGCTACAAACACACGCATGCCACTGTGGATGCTTTCGTCATTTGAATGA
- the LOC137741190 gene encoding agamous-like MADS-box protein FUL-L isoform X2 — translation MGRGKVQMKRIENKISRQVTFSKRRSGLLKKAHEISVLCDAEVAVIVFSTVGKLFEYSTDFSMMRILDRYDQYSYAERQRTGADSESQENWLVEYPKLAARIEVLQRKLRNLVGEDLDPLSLKELQDLEQQLDTALKRIRTRKNQLVHESISEMDKKQKALGELNKSLAKKVKENKTMLEEEHDQVQVVGQQQTNQGRHNSTTLMLMPPPPPPPPPQPPSTPTLPTFRTTSGGVQARGAVDDNDSDKGGRPPPRPAAATNTRMPLWMLSSFE, via the exons atgggaaGAGGTAAGGTGCAGATGAAGCGGATCGAGAACAAGATAAGCAGGCAAGTAACGTTTTCAAAGAGAAGGAGTGGATTGCTCAAAAAAGCTCATGAGATCTCTGTTCTGTGTGATGCTGAGGTGGCAGTTATTGTCTTCTCCACCGTAGGGAAGCTCTTTGAGTATTCTACTGATTTCAG CATGATGAGGATTCTGGATCGATACGACCAATATTCCTATGCAGAACGGCAACGCACCGGAGCTGATTCTGAATCACAG GAAAACTGGCTGGTGGAATACCCCAAGCTTGCGGCAAGGATTGAAGTCTTACAAAGGAAACTAAG GAATTTGGTGGGAGAAGATTTAGATCCCTTGAGCTTGAAAGAGCTTCAAGATTTGGAGCAACAGCTTGATACAGCCCTTAAGCGCATACGAACAAGAAAG AACCAACTCGTGCATGAATCCATTTCAGAGATGGACAAAAAG CAAAAGGCTCTAGGGGAACTAAACAAGTCGCTAGCAAAGAag GTGAAGGAGAATAAAACGATGCTTGAGGAAGAACATGACCAGGTGCAGGTAGTAGGGCAGCAGCAAACTAACCAAGGCCGCCACAACTCAACCACCCTCATGCTCAtgccaccgccgccgccgccgccgccgccccAACCCCCATCAACACCAACACTACCTACTTTTCGAACGACCAG TGGGGGAGTCCAGGCAAGGGGAGCAGTGGATGACAATGATTCTGATAAAGGCGGAAGACCTCCACCTCGACCGGCTGCTGCTACAAACACACGCATGCCACTGTGGATGCTTTCGTCATTTGAATGA